From Roseburia hominis, the proteins below share one genomic window:
- a CDS encoding Crp/Fnr family transcriptional regulator produces the protein MSKYPYQGRRMDKSLKQKEAIDGWQKLCGLSIFENVNPETVKRLSLAGAVKEFPKGQVIMHAKRLVGQVYIQLSGKSMIYNLTHNGKRKIIFIFGRGALLNEHVSNFHAAAQFCETIEKSRILVIPMAEFMQCMEEDFSLTKAVLAAQERKIWRLGHQLKNTMGSIYLERKLAAKLWKLSRDFGVETPEGIEIDINMSITFLADMLGAPRETTSRICNTLTEYGLMRICKKRITITNPEAMSHFYKTGEIAKKA, from the coding sequence ATGTCAAAATACCCATATCAAGGACGGAGAATGGACAAATCGCTGAAGCAGAAAGAAGCGATAGACGGCTGGCAGAAGTTATGTGGCCTTAGCATTTTTGAGAATGTGAATCCGGAGACAGTAAAGCGGCTCTCCCTGGCAGGGGCGGTAAAAGAGTTCCCCAAGGGACAGGTGATCATGCACGCAAAACGGCTGGTCGGCCAGGTCTATATTCAGCTTAGCGGAAAGTCGATGATCTATAATCTGACGCATAACGGAAAACGGAAGATCATCTTCATTTTCGGGCGGGGTGCACTTCTGAATGAGCATGTGTCCAATTTTCATGCGGCGGCACAGTTCTGTGAGACGATTGAGAAAAGCCGGATTCTGGTGATTCCGATGGCGGAGTTCATGCAGTGCATGGAGGAAGATTTCAGTCTGACGAAAGCAGTTCTGGCGGCGCAGGAGCGGAAGATCTGGAGGCTGGGGCATCAGCTTAAGAACACGATGGGGAGCATCTATCTGGAGAGAAAGCTGGCAGCCAAGCTCTGGAAATTGTCCAGAGATTTTGGGGTGGAGACGCCGGAAGGGATTGAAATCGATATAAACATGTCGATTACGTTTCTGGCGGATATGCTGGGGGCGCCGAGAGAGACGACGTCGCGGATCTGCAATACGCTGACGGAGTATGGGCTTATGAGGATTTGCAAGAAGCGAATCACGATTACGAATCCGGAGGCAATGTCGCATTTCTACAAAACAGGGGAGATCGCGAAGAAGGCATAA
- a CDS encoding MBG domain-containing protein gives MQTPENDLPDNDELFDAYVTNLLYAEQNGGFSLFADYGKDRLKGPELSLYNKLRAEVEKIANGTRSNTQFDMSGIWFKWTFKELGIQADSTENEIVNRIWAKYAESINSVMSYTLMDCPYEVYWFDKTIGWLYGINDLKSDGTSFSIEAGSLYMAVAKGYEDSGKKHYISEDGDVDMAVYVDSSKVISAKAAISKAKSIVKQYADLPDYEKLKAYKDEICGLVEYNFDAVEDPTTAYGDPWQLIWVFDGDPATDVVCEGYSKAFQYLCDLSDFENPDTRCYTVTGEMDGGAHMWNIVTLEGKNYLVDVTNCDPLSEYGQEYTDILFLKAPIAGSVEYGYILAYGNEGIEYVYDQDTFDSFEKTVLTLAESSYVPKPTAVVKFPQTTQSVTYTGSSAKVLAPTVTVGGNEITGVNITYYYKVKGSSGDYVKGLPVNAGTYMVKAHVGDTDEYRGAYSTNELELTIKKVSPKLTFNGYKQDKVYDGKALSNPTADTLKVTGVDFDEVTYTWHKDSAKDEVLSGAPKDAGTYVLVASVKGNENREAATTESGPITISKRPVTVQVDHKSKTYGEKDPALTYEIVSSISLAEGEKLNGELSREKGEDVKAGGYAIGQGTLTNENNPNYAITFSADVLTITPADYTVTVQAKQNVLQGIGKFIEPVFTGVNGEKVKGTLTYTYNSESKTYEEMKEILSKLDKDTEVMVSYSFKSSDSNYVAEAKTGEIQLAVKDVEFVVGTETATLENAVSIKENPVYGDAWKDIVKINAITAKAGEESDSDASHFTLSVSGKPNARKNLEFKVLYNGTLAGKTYKDVEVCSGFVDVAKKTVTVAAGSYKVSKEYDGTTKAGKSTGKISVNGILSEDADVSVTANPDAYTNPNVGGQKTVEVELALEGNGAENYVLEADQIAVPCEITPKKIKPVVEITGTYTYTGKEITPAFIVKDGDVELEASDYTAVVSDNVNAGTGKVVVTAKDGSNYTWDGEASATFTIAKAEYSGEKAAETTARYGNEANFNLASLLPEGYKLELTDVTDENQILDGEPSVDGSVVAYKLVAEKGKVGHKAVIIVKVMESKNYKPFELTLTITMSDKLAQNLHFESDVVSKTYGDESFTVKALDVAKGSKVTYVSSDPSVATVDQTGKITILKAGTTVITAEAAETADYMAANATCEVVINKKNLAWDVTGLYAVDKEGAIEDAKATLYGELKVMGILEADKAEAVYTCPAEKLVGTYESVKAGTQKVSLAWADSVSPVTLQGAKAENYNLPGELPVINGKIHAVVTDLPELPESNKDVKYKVEVEGGISIVPDALKAIESLNTPAKIDKQMRLDIQKKDAKISSDNIQVYDVTLLVNINGTGWKKADVDNFPEGGLTVTLPYPEGTGEKTHDFVVAHMFAMDMNGHQAGEVEYPAVTKTADGISFKVNGLSPISVGWTKAETTDQKPETTTPDKKDNTSKNPQTGDNALTGRYLILLVLSLGAIVVYGFARRRRRY, from the coding sequence ATGCAGACTCCGGAGAATGATCTTCCGGACAATGACGAATTGTTTGATGCGTATGTGACGAACCTTCTCTATGCGGAGCAGAATGGTGGATTCAGTCTTTTTGCCGATTATGGTAAAGACAGGCTGAAAGGGCCGGAACTTTCACTGTACAATAAGTTGAGAGCGGAAGTTGAGAAGATTGCAAATGGCACAAGAAGCAATACGCAGTTTGATATGTCAGGAATTTGGTTTAAATGGACCTTCAAAGAATTAGGTATTCAAGCTGATTCTACAGAGAATGAAATTGTAAATCGGATCTGGGCGAAATATGCGGAATCCATTAATTCTGTGATGTCGTATACTCTGATGGACTGTCCATATGAAGTGTACTGGTTTGATAAGACAATAGGATGGTTATATGGAATTAATGATTTGAAGAGCGATGGCACTTCTTTTAGCATAGAAGCTGGTTCGCTTTATATGGCTGTTGCAAAAGGATACGAAGATTCTGGAAAGAAGCATTACATATCTGAAGATGGAGACGTCGATATGGCGGTATATGTAGATTCTTCAAAAGTAATCAGCGCGAAAGCAGCCATTAGTAAGGCGAAGAGCATTGTGAAACAATATGCGGATTTGCCGGATTATGAAAAGCTAAAGGCCTACAAAGATGAGATATGCGGTTTGGTAGAATATAATTTTGATGCGGTGGAAGATCCGACTACAGCTTATGGCGATCCGTGGCAGTTGATTTGGGTGTTTGATGGAGACCCTGCAACGGATGTAGTCTGTGAAGGATATTCTAAGGCATTCCAGTACTTGTGTGATCTGTCAGATTTCGAGAATCCGGATACTCGTTGTTATACAGTTACCGGAGAAATGGATGGCGGAGCGCATATGTGGAATATTGTGACGTTAGAGGGAAAAAATTACCTGGTTGATGTCACAAACTGTGATCCACTTTCAGAATATGGTCAGGAATATACAGATATTTTATTCCTGAAAGCACCGATAGCTGGAAGTGTAGAGTATGGATATATACTAGCGTATGGGAATGAAGGTATAGAGTATGTCTACGACCAAGATACCTTTGACTCTTTTGAAAAGACAGTCCTGACACTTGCAGAATCATCCTATGTACCGAAACCTACAGCAGTTGTAAAGTTCCCGCAGACCACTCAGAGCGTAACCTATACAGGAAGCAGCGCGAAGGTATTGGCTCCGACCGTAACAGTCGGCGGAAATGAGATTACCGGAGTGAACATTACATACTATTATAAAGTGAAAGGTTCTTCCGGCGACTATGTCAAGGGACTTCCGGTAAATGCCGGAACCTACATGGTAAAGGCTCACGTAGGAGATACAGACGAATACAGAGGCGCCTATAGCACAAATGAACTGGAACTCACAATCAAGAAGGTTTCTCCAAAACTTACCTTTAATGGATACAAGCAGGATAAAGTCTATGATGGAAAGGCTCTTTCAAATCCGACAGCCGATACGCTTAAGGTAACGGGTGTAGATTTCGATGAAGTAACTTACACATGGCATAAGGATAGTGCGAAAGACGAGGTACTTTCCGGTGCACCGAAGGATGCAGGTACTTATGTGTTAGTAGCTTCTGTAAAAGGAAATGAGAACAGAGAGGCAGCCACTACAGAAAGCGGCCCGATTACGATCAGCAAGCGTCCGGTTACTGTACAGGTAGATCATAAGAGTAAGACCTATGGAGAAAAGGATCCGGCTCTGACTTATGAGATTGTATCCAGCATTTCATTGGCTGAAGGAGAGAAATTAAACGGTGAGCTTTCACGCGAGAAGGGTGAAGACGTGAAAGCCGGCGGTTATGCAATTGGACAGGGTACATTGACTAATGAAAACAATCCGAACTATGCGATTACATTCAGCGCCGATGTACTAACGATTACTCCGGCCGACTATACAGTTACAGTTCAGGCAAAACAGAATGTATTGCAGGGAATTGGAAAATTTATTGAGCCGGTATTTACCGGGGTAAACGGCGAGAAGGTAAAAGGAACGCTTACCTATACTTACAACAGCGAGTCAAAAACTTACGAAGAGATGAAGGAGATTTTGTCTAAGCTCGATAAGGATACAGAGGTGATGGTTTCCTACTCATTCAAGAGCAGTGATTCCAACTATGTGGCTGAAGCTAAAACAGGTGAGATTCAGCTTGCTGTGAAGGATGTAGAATTTGTTGTCGGTACAGAGACAGCAACTTTGGAAAATGCAGTAAGCATTAAGGAGAATCCGGTTTATGGTGATGCATGGAAGGATATCGTAAAGATTAATGCCATTACTGCGAAGGCAGGAGAGGAAAGCGACAGCGATGCAAGTCATTTCACATTGAGTGTAAGTGGAAAACCGAATGCCAGAAAGAACCTGGAATTCAAGGTACTGTATAACGGCACTTTGGCAGGAAAGACTTATAAAGATGTAGAGGTTTGTTCCGGCTTTGTAGATGTAGCTAAGAAAACGGTGACCGTTGCGGCTGGAAGCTACAAAGTCAGCAAAGAATATGACGGTACAACCAAAGCAGGAAAGAGTACCGGTAAGATTTCCGTAAATGGTATTCTTTCAGAAGATGCCGATGTGTCTGTAACAGCCAATCCGGATGCTTACACAAACCCGAATGTGGGCGGACAGAAGACCGTAGAGGTGGAGCTGGCGCTTGAAGGCAATGGAGCAGAGAACTACGTTCTGGAAGCCGATCAGATAGCGGTTCCCTGTGAGATTACGCCAAAGAAGATTAAGCCGGTAGTGGAAATTACAGGCACCTATACTTATACGGGAAAAGAGATCACTCCGGCATTCATCGTAAAAGACGGAGATGTTGAACTGGAGGCTTCTGATTATACAGCAGTAGTTAGTGATAACGTGAACGCTGGTACAGGAAAAGTTGTAGTCACTGCAAAAGATGGCAGCAATTATACCTGGGACGGAGAGGCATCTGCAACCTTTACTATTGCAAAAGCTGAATATAGCGGAGAAAAGGCTGCTGAGACGACGGCAAGATATGGAAATGAAGCAAACTTTAATCTGGCGTCACTGCTTCCGGAAGGCTATAAACTGGAGCTTACAGATGTGACAGATGAGAACCAGATTCTGGACGGTGAACCGTCTGTCGATGGTTCCGTTGTGGCGTATAAGCTGGTGGCTGAAAAAGGTAAGGTAGGACATAAGGCAGTCATTATCGTGAAGGTAATGGAGAGCAAGAACTATAAGCCGTTCGAGCTTACTCTTACAATTACGATGTCTGACAAGCTGGCGCAGAACCTTCATTTTGAATCCGATGTGGTCAGCAAGACGTATGGCGATGAGAGCTTTACGGTAAAAGCATTAGATGTGGCAAAAGGAAGCAAGGTGACTTATGTAAGCAGCGATCCTTCCGTGGCAACTGTAGATCAGACAGGAAAGATTACAATCCTCAAGGCAGGAACGACTGTGATCACAGCTGAGGCTGCTGAGACTGCAGATTATATGGCGGCAAATGCAACCTGCGAGGTAGTGATCAATAAGAAGAATCTGGCATGGGATGTGACTGGATTATATGCGGTAGATAAAGAGGGAGCCATCGAAGATGCGAAAGCAACCCTTTATGGTGAACTGAAGGTTATGGGTATTTTGGAAGCAGATAAAGCGGAAGCAGTTTATACTTGCCCGGCAGAAAAGCTGGTTGGTACCTATGAATCCGTAAAAGCCGGAACACAGAAGGTGAGTCTGGCATGGGCAGATTCCGTAAGTCCGGTAACATTGCAGGGAGCGAAGGCAGAGAACTACAATCTTCCGGGAGAACTTCCGGTGATCAATGGTAAGATCCATGCAGTAGTAACAGACCTTCCGGAGCTTCCGGAATCCAATAAAGACGTGAAGTACAAGGTTGAGGTTGAAGGCGGCATTTCCATTGTACCGGATGCTTTGAAGGCAATCGAGAGTCTGAATACACCGGCTAAGATTGATAAGCAGATGAGATTGGATATCCAGAAGAAGGATGCAAAGATTTCATCTGATAATATCCAGGTTTATGATGTGACTCTGCTGGTAAATATCAATGGTACCGGTTGGAAAAAGGCCGATGTAGATAATTTCCCGGAGGGCGGACTGACAGTTACACTTCCATATCCGGAGGGAACAGGCGAGAAAACACATGATTTCGTGGTAGCACATATGTTTGCTATGGATATGAATGGACATCAGGCAGGAGAGGTGGAATACCCGGCTGTTACAAAGACGGCAGATGGTATCAGCTTCAAGGTAAATGGCCTGTCACCGATTTCTGTTGGCTGGACCAAAGCGGAAACAACAGACCAGAAACCTGAGACGACCACTCCTGATAAGAAGGATAATACTTCCAAAAATCCGCAGACCGGAGATAATGCTCTTACGGGCAGATACCTGATACTGTTGGTATTGAGTCTTGGTGCAATTGTAGTATATGGATTTGCACGGAGAAGAAGAAGGTACTAA
- the pckA gene encoding phosphoenolpyruvate carboxykinase (ATP) produces the protein MAEINLSKYGITGTTEIVYNPSYEMLFEEETKGDLEGFEKGQVSELGAVNVMTGIYTGRSPKDKFIVMDENSKDTVWWTSDEYKNDNHPASEETWEAVKDIAIKELSDKRLFVVDAFCGANKDTRMPIRFIMEVAWQAHFIKNMFIQPTEEELADFEPEFVVYNASKAKVENYKELGLNSETAVVFNITSREQVIINTWYGGEMKKGMFSMMNYYLPLKGIAAMHCSANTDMNGENTAIFFGLSGTGKTTLSTDPKRLLIGDDEHGWDDNGVFNFEGGCYAKVINLDKESEPDIYNAIKRNALLENVTLDAEGKIDFADKSVTENTRVSYPIDHIENIVRPVSSAPAAKEVIFLSADAFGVLPPVSVLTPEQTQYYFLSGFTAKLAGTERGITEPTPTFSACFGQAFLELHPTKYAEELVKKMEMSGAKAYLVNTGWNGTGKRISIRDTRGIIDAILNGDILNAPTKKIPYFNLEVPTELPGVDPKILDPRDTYADAAEWEAKAKDLAGRFIKNFAKYEGNDAGKALVPAGPQL, from the coding sequence ATGGCAGAGATTAATTTAAGCAAGTACGGCATTACCGGAACCACAGAGATCGTATACAATCCTTCTTACGAGATGTTATTTGAAGAAGAGACCAAGGGCGACCTGGAAGGTTTTGAAAAAGGTCAGGTAAGTGAGCTTGGTGCAGTGAACGTAATGACCGGTATTTACACAGGTCGTTCGCCGAAAGACAAATTCATCGTTATGGACGAGAATTCCAAGGACACTGTTTGGTGGACTTCTGATGAGTACAAGAACGACAACCACCCGGCTTCAGAAGAGACCTGGGAAGCTGTTAAGGACATCGCAATAAAAGAACTCTCTGATAAGAGACTTTTCGTAGTAGATGCGTTCTGCGGCGCTAACAAGGACACCCGTATGCCGATCCGTTTCATCATGGAAGTTGCATGGCAGGCTCATTTTATTAAGAACATGTTTATCCAGCCGACAGAGGAAGAACTTGCAGATTTCGAGCCGGAGTTCGTTGTTTACAATGCTTCTAAGGCAAAAGTAGAGAACTATAAAGAACTGGGCCTTAACTCTGAGACAGCAGTAGTGTTCAATATCACAAGCCGCGAGCAGGTCATCATCAACACATGGTACGGCGGAGAGATGAAGAAGGGTATGTTCTCTATGATGAACTACTATCTGCCGCTCAAAGGCATCGCTGCTATGCACTGCTCTGCGAACACAGATATGAACGGCGAGAATACCGCCATCTTCTTCGGACTTTCCGGAACAGGTAAGACCACTCTGTCCACAGACCCGAAACGTCTTCTGATTGGTGATGATGAGCACGGTTGGGACGACAACGGCGTATTTAACTTTGAGGGTGGCTGCTATGCGAAGGTTATCAACCTTGACAAAGAGTCTGAGCCGGATATCTACAATGCGATCAAACGTAACGCTCTTCTTGAGAATGTTACACTTGATGCAGAAGGCAAGATTGATTTCGCTGACAAGAGCGTAACAGAGAATACCCGTGTATCTTACCCGATTGATCATATTGAGAATATTGTACGTCCGGTATCTTCCGCACCGGCAGCTAAGGAAGTCATCTTCCTGTCAGCAGACGCGTTCGGCGTACTTCCGCCGGTATCCGTTCTGACTCCGGAGCAGACACAGTATTATTTCCTGTCAGGATTTACCGCTAAGCTTGCAGGTACAGAGCGTGGTATCACAGAGCCGACACCGACATTCTCCGCTTGCTTCGGACAGGCATTCCTTGAGCTTCACCCGACCAAATATGCCGAGGAGCTTGTGAAGAAGATGGAGATGAGCGGCGCTAAGGCATACCTGGTAAATACCGGCTGGAACGGAACCGGAAAACGTATCTCTATCCGTGACACCCGTGGTATCATCGATGCGATCCTGAACGGAGATATCCTGAACGCACCTACCAAAAAGATTCCGTACTTCAACCTTGAAGTTCCGACCGAGCTTCCGGGCGTAGATCCGAAGATTCTTGATCCTCGCGATACGTATGCAGATGCTGCTGAGTGGGAAGCTAAGGCAAAAGACCTGGCTGGAAGATTTATCAAGAACTTTGCTAAGTATGAGGGCAATGACGCTGGTAAAGCATTAGTACCGGCTGGTCCGCAGTTATAA
- the asrB gene encoding anaerobic sulfite reductase subunit AsrB — protein MKNEYIPQLSTIREVIRHTDLEYTFLMEFEGDVKPGQFFEVSIPKYGEAPISVSGISEGTVDFTIRRVGKVTNEIFENYVGDQFFIRGPYGNGFEIENYKGKELVVIAGGTGLSPVKGVVDYFARHTDEAVSTTLIAGFKSPKDVLFREDFAFWKEHISVIQTVDAAPEGYEGPVGMVTKYIPDLKFNDIQNTAFICVGPPIMIKFTVMEILKLGVPEKNIWISHERKMCCGLGKCGHCKIGSTYICLDGPVFNYVDGKELLD, from the coding sequence ATGAAAAACGAATATATTCCTCAGTTATCAACTATCCGGGAAGTCATTAGGCATACGGATCTGGAATACACCTTCCTCATGGAATTTGAAGGAGACGTGAAACCGGGACAGTTTTTTGAAGTATCCATACCTAAATACGGCGAGGCTCCGATCTCGGTGAGCGGCATCAGCGAGGGAACCGTGGATTTCACGATCCGGAGAGTCGGAAAGGTGACGAATGAGATTTTTGAAAACTATGTAGGCGACCAGTTCTTTATCCGCGGACCCTACGGAAATGGATTTGAGATTGAGAATTATAAGGGCAAGGAGCTGGTAGTGATCGCCGGTGGAACCGGCCTTTCGCCCGTAAAAGGCGTGGTGGATTATTTCGCACGGCATACCGACGAGGCGGTGAGCACGACCTTGATTGCGGGCTTCAAGTCGCCGAAAGACGTATTGTTCCGGGAGGATTTTGCCTTCTGGAAGGAACACATTTCTGTAATCCAGACGGTAGATGCGGCGCCGGAAGGCTACGAGGGCCCTGTGGGAATGGTGACCAAATACATTCCGGATCTGAAATTTAACGATATCCAAAATACGGCGTTCATCTGTGTAGGACCTCCGATTATGATCAAATTTACGGTGATGGAGATCTTAAAGTTGGGCGTACCGGAGAAAAATATCTGGATCTCCCACGAGCGGAAGATGTGCTGCGGACTGGGGAAATGTGGACACTGCAAGATCGGATCTACTTATATCTGCCTGGACGGTCCGGTATTCAACTATGTAGACGGCAAAGAGTTGCTTGACTAG
- a CDS encoding prepilin peptidase, which yields MRQIELLTAVILGICIFSFLSRIIYRLVFHIDFTKRMRCPVCGQKLSITDMIPVLSFLIHRGKCRYCKAKISRKSILIELLGGAIGFLCVFVFGWSLRALAAFVFFAVLTVVAFVDMETKEIPNGLVVIAEVVGALSILFFPEIPILDRGIGIVCVSVPMLAFTCAVPGTFGGGDIKLMAACGVFLGWKYSLLAIVLALALAGIYCGILLVIRKGGRKTQISFGAFICLGILVAFLWGEWILKWYFGIFGL from the coding sequence ATGAGACAAATAGAGCTTTTGACAGCGGTGATTTTGGGAATTTGTATATTCTCATTTCTTAGTAGAATTATTTATCGTTTAGTTTTTCATATAGATTTTACGAAGCGTATGCGGTGTCCGGTCTGTGGACAGAAATTGTCGATAACAGATATGATACCCGTGCTTAGTTTTCTGATTCACAGGGGAAAATGTCGGTACTGTAAGGCAAAGATTTCCAGGAAATCCATTTTGATAGAACTTCTGGGAGGCGCTATCGGATTCCTTTGCGTTTTTGTGTTTGGCTGGAGTCTGCGGGCACTGGCAGCGTTCGTATTCTTTGCGGTGCTTACGGTAGTGGCTTTCGTGGACATGGAAACGAAGGAGATACCGAACGGGCTGGTAGTGATAGCAGAGGTGGTTGGAGCGCTTTCAATTCTGTTCTTCCCGGAGATTCCGATTCTTGATCGGGGAATCGGAATTGTATGTGTCAGCGTTCCGATGCTGGCGTTTACCTGTGCAGTGCCGGGGACCTTTGGAGGCGGCGATATCAAATTGATGGCGGCCTGTGGGGTCTTTCTTGGCTGGAAGTATAGTCTGCTCGCGATTGTTCTGGCTCTGGCACTTGCCGGAATTTACTGCGGAATCCTTCTTGTGATAAGGAAGGGAGGCAGGAAGACGCAGATTTCATTCGGAGCGTTTATTTGCCTTGGAATCCTGGTTGCTTTTTTGTGGGGCGAGTGGATACTTAAGTGGTATTTTGGAATATTTGGGCTTTAA
- the asrA gene encoding anaerobic sulfite reductase subunit AsrA, producing the protein MGYQLTKTKAEQMFQKLSVTCDIFAPKLMEGEGCFSDTDIIRYGKVHSLDEIVWDKKSDYSFKEALLAINETLFYFTEDTTTVPKGPKKDILIFLRACDLHAVKRLDEIYLKNGFEDFYYARVREKAKFILMGCKETCKSGFCVSMGTNRAENYDAYLKVESDTVLLDVKCECMEQMLREAADGEEAVVCDVTPDYVTENQEKVTLPKQLSNESFGKDIWKEYGDRCIGCGRCNFVCPTCTCFTMQDIFYKDNPKAGERRRVWASCQVDGYTDMAGGLSFRKTQGERMRFKVMHKIYDYEKRFGYPMCVGCGRCDDVCPEYISYSNCINRLAKEENE; encoded by the coding sequence ATGGGCTATCAGTTAACAAAAACGAAAGCGGAACAGATGTTTCAGAAGCTGTCGGTCACATGTGACATCTTTGCTCCAAAGCTGATGGAAGGGGAAGGCTGCTTCTCCGATACGGACATTATCCGGTATGGAAAGGTGCACTCGCTGGACGAGATCGTTTGGGACAAAAAATCGGACTATTCTTTCAAGGAAGCGCTGCTTGCGATCAATGAGACCTTGTTTTATTTTACGGAGGATACGACGACCGTTCCGAAGGGACCTAAGAAGGATATTCTGATCTTCCTTCGCGCCTGCGATCTTCATGCAGTGAAGCGCTTAGACGAGATTTATCTGAAAAATGGATTTGAGGATTTCTACTATGCGCGGGTGCGCGAGAAGGCGAAATTCATTCTAATGGGCTGCAAGGAGACTTGCAAGTCCGGGTTCTGTGTGAGCATGGGAACCAACCGGGCTGAGAATTATGACGCCTACCTGAAGGTGGAGAGTGATACCGTTTTACTTGATGTGAAATGCGAATGCATGGAACAGATGTTAAGGGAGGCAGCAGACGGCGAGGAAGCGGTGGTCTGTGATGTAACGCCGGATTATGTGACGGAGAACCAGGAAAAAGTGACCCTTCCGAAACAGCTCTCCAACGAGAGTTTTGGAAAGGATATCTGGAAAGAGTACGGAGATCGTTGTATCGGCTGTGGGCGCTGCAATTTTGTCTGTCCTACCTGTACCTGTTTTACCATGCAGGATATTTTCTATAAAGACAATCCGAAGGCGGGCGAGAGACGGCGCGTGTGGGCTTCCTGTCAGGTGGACGGTTATACCGATATGGCAGGCGGCCTAAGCTTCAGAAAGACCCAGGGAGAGCGTATGCGGTTCAAAGTGATGCACAAGATCTATGATTATGAGAAACGTTTCGGCTATCCGATGTGCGTGGGCTGCGGACGCTGCGACGATGTTTGTCCGGAATACATATCCTACTCCAACTGTATCAATCGTCTGGCAAAGGAGGAAAACGAGTAA
- the asrC gene encoding sulfite reductase subunit C, with protein sequence MGLDINTKKLKKNAFRVSKERGIGASRIRVPGGYLNAEVLGMVQEIAQSYGNGYVHLTTRQGFEIEGIRLEDMDGINKKLQPIIEKLEINQTDPETGYPASGTRNISACIGNNVCPFANFNTAELAKRIEKAVFPNDLHFKIALTGCSNDCAKARMHDFGIIGMTMPQYDPDRCVNCQACVKGCKKLSVNALRVENYKIVRDTEKCIGCGVCITKCPTRALTRSKKKYYKLTIMGRTGKKNPRLGQDFLVWADADNIIKIILNTYKFVEQHISPDAPARKEHIGYIIDRVGFEEYKKWALDGVELMPETVMKACVYWDGIHFDRDSLGR encoded by the coding sequence GTGGGATTAGATATTAATACGAAAAAACTGAAAAAGAATGCATTTCGTGTGTCGAAGGAAAGAGGCATCGGCGCTTCCAGAATCCGTGTTCCGGGAGGTTATCTGAATGCGGAGGTGCTGGGTATGGTACAGGAGATTGCCCAGAGCTATGGAAACGGTTATGTACACTTGACCACCCGGCAGGGATTTGAGATCGAAGGAATCCGCCTTGAGGATATGGACGGGATCAATAAGAAATTACAGCCGATCATTGAAAAGCTGGAAATCAATCAGACGGATCCCGAAACGGGCTATCCGGCGTCCGGAACCAGAAATATCAGCGCGTGTATCGGAAATAACGTCTGTCCTTTCGCAAATTTTAATACGGCCGAGCTGGCAAAACGGATTGAGAAGGCCGTATTTCCAAATGATCTGCATTTTAAGATCGCACTTACGGGCTGTTCCAATGACTGCGCCAAGGCAAGAATGCATGATTTCGGCATCATCGGTATGACCATGCCGCAGTATGACCCGGATCGCTGCGTGAACTGTCAGGCCTGCGTGAAAGGCTGCAAAAAGCTGTCGGTAAATGCACTTCGTGTGGAGAATTATAAGATTGTGCGGGATACGGAAAAATGTATCGGCTGCGGAGTCTGCATTACCAAATGTCCGACCCGCGCGCTTACAAGGAGCAAAAAGAAATACTATAAGCTGACGATCATGGGAAGAACAGGTAAAAAGAACCCGCGTCTTGGACAGGATTTCCTGGTATGGGCAGACGCGGACAATATTATCAAGATTATCCTGAATACCTATAAGTTTGTAGAGCAGCACATTTCACCGGACGCACCGGCGAGGAAAGAGCACATCGGCTATATCATTGACCGTGTGGGATTTGAGGAATATAAGAAATGGGCGCTGGACGGCGTGGAGCTGATGCCGGAAACGGTCATGAAAGCGTGTGTTTACTGGGACGGAATTCATTTTGACAGGGACTCCCTTGGGAGATAG